The DNA sequence CAAGCATTATATATGGCTACGAAAAGAGggaaatttttatttgtttatttaacTAATCCTCATAATGAAAATGCTAATggaattttcaataatattattaccaatgaaatgtttttaaaaattttccaaactaatgaaaatataattatatgGGGAGGAGATTTAACTAATCCTGAAGCTTATCAATTAGCCAATAGTCTTGCGGTTACTaaatttccatttttaGGATTATTATGTTTGACAAGATCACTGAAAATGACTCCTGAAGGACCAAGGAAAACTGCTAgtaaattatcattagttAGTAAAATCCAAGGgaatataattaataatcataattcAAGACAATTTCAAACCCAAAATGgaaatgttgatgatggtgatggtgatgatgataataataattttgtatCAGTGgctaatgaattgattaaaaagaaatttttaacGAAAATTACTAAATATTCTCCagaattaaatttaattcgTCAAGAATTACAAGATAAATATATGAgtcaaatattattaaaacaacaagaattaaattatcaaaaatcattacaagctgataaattgaaaaaacaacaGAAACAATATGATACATTATCtaaacaatatttaatttatcaattagatagatttgaaaaatatttaaccAAAGATCAAACGAGTAATGATGGTAATAATATAGCAAGAATTGCTATTAAATTAACTAATGGGACTAGAGTCACAGGGTATTTCCCATCGGATAATTCCATTGaagatatatttatatttgttgaattaattaatcgaGGTTATTTAAATCCAATTTCTACTTcaactacaactacaactacaaccCCCCATCATTCAGTGATTTCAACATTAACTGAATCTCAAgcattaataaaatttaaaaattttaaattaatttataaatttaaattattatcaccatTACCTCccaaaatttgtttaaatgatgaattatcTAAAGATATTATCATgaaaattaatcaatttgatataatttatcCAAATGGTTTATTAATAGTTGAAGATAtacaaaattaattaattaaataatctatatatatatatatatatagtataactatttctttttaatctTATTAGTGGTACTACTACTGTTACCACCGGTAtgacttttctttttatctttcttttttttcaatcccATAAAACCagtttttaatatttgaatatattgatcccaaaattcattcaattgatttatttcaaCCACCGTTGATATTTTaactctttctttttctttattgatggttttggttttggttttggttttactTTTATTATCACTTGAATTCATTGATAATCTAATTAATAAAGGATATTTcgaatcattattaatcGTATTGGTGGTTGTGTTTGTCGTGG is a window from the Candida dubliniensis CD36 chromosome 4, complete sequence genome containing:
- a CDS encoding UBX domain-containing protein, putative (Similar to S. cerevisiae UBX3), translated to MSSSISDWIGSFFQPSTTYQRVGNNSNTNIPGSFPTEESNSPLPSSRINSVFNSQTINSTFRNLSSWLNYLLIQPLIIIILIIFRILSTIINVIYFQNQSTSIVNGSGSRDSITNNNNSRYEIVDPVAKASKFIRDLEDNLQPPSILQGNNTNGGSGGNVVNDTHSPVTSATGTATATATATATTISASERLPPFFQGSYTQALYMATKRGKFLFVYLTNPHNENANGIFNNIITNEMFLKIFQTNENIIIWGGDLTNPEAYQLANSLAVTKFPFLGLLCLTRSSKMTPEGPRKTASKLSLVSKIQGNIINNHNSRQFQTQNGNVDDGDGDDDNNNFVSVANELIKKKFLTKITKYSPELNLIRQELQDKYMSQILLKQQELNYQKSLQADKLKKQQKQYDTLSKQYLIYQLDRFEKYLTKDQTSNDGNNIARIAIKLTNGTRVTGYFPSDNSIEDIFIFVELINRGYLNPISTSTTTTTTTPHHSVISTLTESQALIKFKNFKLIYKFKLLSPLPPKICLNDELSKDIIMKINQFDIIYPNGLLIVEDIQN
- a CDS encoding signal recognition particle (SRP) subunit, putative (Similar to S. cerevisiae SRP14;~In S. cerevisiae: signal recognition particle (SRP) subunit, interacts with the RNA component of SRP to form the Alu domain, which is the region of SRP responsible for arrest of nascent chain elongation during membrane targeting; homolog of mammalian SRP14): MTRLDNSQFLKQVETLTQSNNGKSSIYLTQKRLSSSSSSSITTTEEGINDLPTNVITPHPKTTTTNTTTNTINNDSKYPLLIRLSMNSSDNKSKTKTKTKTINKEKERVKISTVVEINQLNEFWDQYIQILKTGFMGLKKKKDKKKSHTGGNSSSTTNKIKKK